In Diabrotica undecimpunctata isolate CICGRU chromosome 4, icDiaUnde3, whole genome shotgun sequence, a single genomic region encodes these proteins:
- the Mlc1 gene encoding myosin light chain 1 isoform X1, which produces MSDLSARDVERANFVFSIYDFEGNGTVDAVNLGDMLRALNLNPTLVTIEKVGGTKKKNEKKLKLDEFLPIFSQVKKDKEQGNFDDFLECLKLYDKEENGKMMAAELSHTLLSLGERLADAETEEVLADCMDKEDEDGFIPYEPFLKKLMA; this is translated from the exons TCTGATCTAAGTGCCAGAGACGTCGAAA ggGCCAACTTTGTCTTTTCCATCTACGACTTTGAGGGAAATGGCACAGTTGATGCTGTTAACTTGGGAGACATGCTCAGGGCCCTCAACCTCAACCCAACCTTGGTCACAATAGAAAAAGTTGGTGGAACTAAGAAGAAGA ACGAAAAGAAATTGAAACTAGATGAATTCCTTCCCATCTTCAGCCAAGTAAAGAAAGACAAAGAACAGGGTAACTTCGACGATTTCCTCGAATGTCTCAAGTTGTACGACAAAGAAGAAAACGGCAAAATGATGGCTGCTGAACTTTCCCACACACTCCTTTCTCTTG gtGAAAGGTTAGCAGACGCAGAAACAGAAGAAGTCTTAGCCGATTGTATGGATAAAGAAGATGAAGATGGCTTCATCCCTTACGAAC CATTCCTCAAAAAACTGATGGCGTAA
- the Mlc1 gene encoding myosin light chain 1 isoform X2, producing the protein MSDLSARDVERANFVFSIYDFEGNGTVDAVNLGDMLRALNLNPTLVTIEKVGGTKKKNEKKLKLDEFLPIFSQVKKDKEQGNFDDFLECLKLYDKEENGKMMAAELSHTLLSLGERLADAETEEVLADCMDKEDEDGFIPYELT; encoded by the exons TCTGATCTAAGTGCCAGAGACGTCGAAA ggGCCAACTTTGTCTTTTCCATCTACGACTTTGAGGGAAATGGCACAGTTGATGCTGTTAACTTGGGAGACATGCTCAGGGCCCTCAACCTCAACCCAACCTTGGTCACAATAGAAAAAGTTGGTGGAACTAAGAAGAAGA ACGAAAAGAAATTGAAACTAGATGAATTCCTTCCCATCTTCAGCCAAGTAAAGAAAGACAAAGAACAGGGTAACTTCGACGATTTCCTCGAATGTCTCAAGTTGTACGACAAAGAAGAAAACGGCAAAATGATGGCTGCTGAACTTTCCCACACACTCCTTTCTCTTG gtGAAAGGTTAGCAGACGCAGAAACAGAAGAAGTCTTAGCCGATTGTATGGATAAAGAAGATGAAGATGGCTTCATCCCTTACGAAC tCACCTGA